The following proteins are co-located in the Sporosarcina pasteurii genome:
- a CDS encoding IDEAL domain-containing protein produces the protein MERKYSNAEFMKVVGRRRSSVYAEKLLNEIYMDMFLNRLHREQTRRRIEKVIDEALDTRDEQKFHLYAGKLFDFREVK, from the coding sequence ATGGAGAGAAAATATTCAAATGCCGAATTCATGAAAGTCGTAGGTAGAAGAAGGTCATCAGTCTACGCTGAAAAACTGTTGAACGAAATTTACATGGACATGTTTTTGAATCGTCTTCACCGTGAACAAACTAGAAGAAGAATAGAAAAAGTTATTGATGAAGCACTTGATACTCGAGATGAGCAGAAATTCCATTTGTATGCTGGGAAGTTATTCGACTTTAGAGAAGTAAAATAA
- a CDS encoding ABC transporter permease, with protein sequence MNNFSEMWSARFFDYMRELQRYMQYIFTGHLAIVLVFTIGAGGYAYSEWLKEVSVDFPAAILTALVISGALVYSPPVTLLKPADIVFFLPLETQLPHYLGKALKWSTFSQIPLPLVLYIVALPLLSATETATGAVLLWLAVFIIVLKWLFVETEFSVHYARAGAGVWTDRLVRFVIATVFIYLWLSPNLYLILIPAVVMGIYLAYWHKQKMQKPFPYEHFITLEQNRMMRFYRFANYFTDVPHLKGAISRRRWLGFTMQPPTFGRTKSQQFLVRRTFLRTDDSFWLWVRLTGISMFGAYFISIPIAIMVFVGALAFASSIQLIYALRSGDDFRMDMLFPEPPTARGSAIQKTVRGVQWIQALFVAIVSLFALGWSVTVVVLFLIVIIVSELTIRSAKEKE encoded by the coding sequence ATGAACAACTTTAGTGAAATGTGGAGTGCAAGATTTTTTGACTATATGCGTGAACTCCAAAGGTACATGCAATATATTTTTACAGGGCATTTAGCCATTGTGCTTGTTTTTACGATTGGTGCGGGAGGGTATGCATATAGTGAATGGTTAAAAGAAGTCTCAGTCGATTTTCCAGCCGCCATTTTAACGGCCCTCGTCATTAGCGGAGCGCTCGTTTATTCACCGCCAGTCACGTTGTTAAAACCTGCTGATATCGTATTTTTCTTACCGTTAGAAACGCAGCTTCCTCACTATTTGGGGAAAGCACTGAAATGGTCAACATTTTCTCAAATCCCATTGCCGTTAGTATTGTACATCGTCGCGTTGCCATTGCTTTCTGCAACGGAGACTGCAACAGGGGCTGTTCTTCTGTGGTTGGCTGTATTCATCATCGTGTTGAAATGGCTTTTTGTTGAAACAGAGTTTTCAGTGCACTATGCCCGAGCAGGAGCGGGTGTATGGACCGACAGGCTTGTTCGGTTTGTCATTGCTACCGTTTTTATTTATTTATGGTTAAGCCCTAATTTGTATTTGATTTTAATTCCGGCAGTCGTGATGGGGATTTATTTGGCATATTGGCATAAGCAAAAAATGCAAAAACCATTTCCGTATGAACACTTCATCACATTAGAGCAAAATCGCATGATGCGCTTTTATCGATTTGCCAATTATTTTACGGATGTACCTCACTTAAAAGGAGCGATTAGTCGGAGAAGATGGCTCGGTTTTACGATGCAACCGCCGACATTTGGCCGAACGAAGTCGCAACAATTTCTCGTTCGCCGAACATTTCTCCGTACGGATGACTCATTTTGGCTTTGGGTTCGATTAACGGGGATTTCAATGTTCGGGGCGTATTTTATTTCGATTCCAATTGCCATCATGGTTTTCGTCGGAGCACTAGCATTTGCTTCCTCGATACAACTCATTTATGCATTGCGTTCGGGTGATGACTTTCGTATGGACATGTTATTTCCAGAACCGCCAACAGCTAGAGGGAGCGCGATTCAAAAAACGGTTCGCGGTGTTCAATGGATTCAAGCGCTGTTTGTAGCGATTGTTAGCCTATTCGCCTTAGGATGGTCTGTGACGGTTGTTGTGCTATTTTTAATCGTTATCATTGTGTCAGAGTTAACGATTCGCTCGGCAAAAGAAAAGGAATAA
- a CDS encoding ABC transporter ATP-binding protein: MPIVKLDNVTGGYTRKPVLHDLSFEINEGELVGLIGLNGAGKSTTIKHIIGLMNPHSGEIQVNGVTFNEDPEKYRQSFSYIPETPILYEELTLQEHLELTAMAYGLDKESFEARSEALLKEFMMEKRLRWFPAHFSKGMRQKVMIMCAFLVNPSLYIIDEPFVGLDPIGIKSLLEQMSTRKKEGASVLMSTHILSTAEKYCDRIILLHEGRVRAQGTMDELRAAFGKPKASLDDLYIAMTEDDVNEQL; the protein is encoded by the coding sequence ATGCCAATTGTGAAATTAGACAATGTAACAGGTGGCTATACACGAAAGCCAGTATTACATGATTTATCATTTGAAATTAACGAAGGAGAACTTGTAGGACTGATCGGTTTGAATGGAGCCGGAAAAAGTACAACGATTAAACATATTATTGGGTTGATGAATCCGCATAGCGGTGAGATTCAAGTGAATGGCGTAACATTTAATGAAGACCCGGAAAAGTATCGACAATCATTTTCATACATTCCTGAAACGCCAATACTATATGAAGAGTTAACACTTCAAGAACATCTTGAACTGACTGCAATGGCGTATGGACTTGATAAAGAATCATTTGAAGCACGGTCTGAAGCCTTATTAAAAGAATTTATGATGGAAAAAAGGTTACGTTGGTTTCCAGCTCATTTTTCTAAAGGAATGCGCCAAAAGGTAATGATTATGTGTGCGTTTCTAGTGAATCCATCGCTCTATATTATCGATGAACCGTTTGTAGGGTTAGATCCGATTGGAATTAAATCGCTCTTGGAACAGATGTCCACGCGTAAAAAAGAAGGGGCTTCTGTGCTCATGTCTACGCATATTTTATCCACTGCAGAAAAATATTGTGACAGAATTATTTTATTGCATGAAGGAAGGGTGCGTGCACAAGGAACGATGGACGAGTTACGGGCGGCGTTTGGGAAGCCTAAAGCGTCACTAGATGATTTATATATTGCAATGACTGAGGACGATGTCAATGAACAACTTTAG
- a CDS encoding HIT family protein, producing MTSCIFCQIIEGAVPSAKIYEDEHVYAFMDIMPVTKGHVLLIPKKHIENIYDFSAEEAANLYAVAPKIANVLKEEFRPAGLNLLQNNGAPAGQTVFHYHLHFIPRYDETDGFDLSTWESKQKEFTPDKIQELAEGIRAKLDQ from the coding sequence ATGACGAGTTGTATTTTTTGTCAAATCATTGAAGGGGCTGTGCCGAGCGCGAAAATTTATGAAGATGAGCATGTTTATGCATTTATGGATATTATGCCAGTGACCAAAGGACATGTCTTGCTCATCCCTAAAAAACATATCGAAAACATTTATGATTTTTCAGCCGAAGAAGCAGCTAATCTATATGCGGTAGCACCTAAAATTGCAAACGTTCTAAAAGAAGAGTTCAGACCAGCAGGCTTGAACTTACTCCAAAATAACGGTGCGCCAGCGGGACAAACTGTCTTCCACTATCACTTACACTTTATCCCACGTTATGACGAAACGGATGGATTCGATTTGTCTACTTGGGAATCCAAACAGAAAGAATTTACGCCAGACAAAATCCAAGAACTTGCTGAAGGAATCCGTGCTAAATTAGATCAATAA
- a CDS encoding YtxH domain-containing protein produces MKASTFFLGLATGAIAAAVTVLYSTPKSGDEIRSTVKNAGSDWKGTFNDIKVKVNDLKGSVADLAQDAKEQVPEAIDGLKQSFDQWQGSKLPTEKRLERELTAIQNALDSLEQSIITHQK; encoded by the coding sequence ATGAAAGCATCAACTTTTTTCCTCGGCCTTGCAACTGGTGCAATCGCCGCTGCAGTTACAGTTCTATATTCCACTCCGAAATCCGGAGACGAAATCAGATCCACTGTTAAAAATGCTGGTTCGGATTGGAAAGGAACATTTAATGATATTAAAGTAAAAGTAAATGACTTGAAAGGTTCTGTTGCAGATTTAGCACAGGACGCAAAAGAGCAAGTACCTGAAGCCATTGATGGCCTTAAACAATCTTTCGATCAATGGCAAGGGTCAAAACTACCGACCGAGAAAAGACTTGAAAGAGAACTAACAGCCATTCAAAACGCGCTAGATAGTTTAGAGCAATCCATTATCACGCATCAGAAATAA
- a CDS encoding YjcZ family sporulation protein — MSGYNHGSYGSGFALIVVLFILLIIVGAACLY, encoded by the coding sequence ATGAGCGGATATAACCATGGTTCGTACGGGTCAGGATTTGCGCTAATCGTAGTGTTGTTCATTTTATTAATTATCGTCGGTGCGGCTTGTTTATACTAA
- the yhaM gene encoding 3'-5' exoribonuclease YhaM codes for MKKLLDYQVGESIDLYLMIKQATKGITTKGSPFMTVILQDKSGDLEAKLWDTTDAHVETYRAGTIVRVGGDIHEYRGKNQLRIKAIRPAKEEEGVTIADLIPSSEKSKEVLFEELMAFFFEMKNPQIQRITRHLLKKHETAFKTYPAATRNHHDYVSGLIDHVVSMLNLGKALADLYPSLNKDLLYAGIILHDVGKVIELSGPIGTQYTVEGNLLGHITIMVNEIEKAAEELNIEGEEVMLLQHMVLSHHGKEEWGSPKRPMLKEAEMLHYIDNIDAKMNMLDRALSQAKPGEFTERIFPLENRSFYKPTFE; via the coding sequence ATGAAAAAATTACTGGACTATCAAGTAGGAGAATCAATCGATTTATATTTAATGATTAAACAAGCAACAAAAGGAATTACGACAAAAGGCAGTCCCTTTATGACGGTCATTTTACAAGATAAGAGTGGAGATTTAGAGGCGAAATTATGGGATACGACAGATGCCCATGTAGAAACGTATCGCGCGGGAACGATTGTGAGAGTTGGTGGAGATATTCATGAATACCGTGGTAAAAACCAACTCCGTATTAAAGCCATTCGTCCGGCTAAAGAAGAAGAAGGTGTGACGATTGCTGATTTAATTCCATCCTCTGAAAAAAGTAAAGAAGTGCTATTTGAAGAACTGATGGCATTCTTTTTTGAAATGAAAAATCCACAGATTCAACGAATTACAAGGCATTTATTAAAGAAACATGAAACAGCTTTTAAAACGTACCCTGCAGCAACGAGAAATCACCATGACTATGTGTCTGGTTTAATCGACCACGTTGTTTCCATGTTGAACTTAGGAAAAGCGCTAGCTGATTTATATCCTTCCTTGAATAAAGATTTATTGTACGCAGGCATTATTTTGCATGATGTTGGAAAAGTGATTGAATTGTCCGGACCAATTGGTACGCAGTATACAGTAGAGGGGAATTTGCTTGGACACATCACGATTATGGTCAATGAAATTGAGAAAGCGGCAGAAGAATTGAACATTGAAGGCGAAGAAGTGATGCTATTACAGCATATGGTGTTGTCGCATCATGGTAAAGAAGAGTGGGGCAGCCCGAAACGTCCAATGTTAAAAGAGGCGGAAATGCTTCATTACATCGATAATATTGATGCGAAAATGAATATGTTAGACCGTGCACTGAGTCAAGCGAAGCCTGGTGAATTTACGGAAAGAATTTTCCCATTAGAGAACCGCTCGTTTTATAAGCCGACCTTTGAATAA
- a CDS encoding AAA family ATPase → MKIDKLVIYGFGKHEDVTIELGPTMNVLYGHNEAGKTTIQQFILHILFGFPARNSPLLRYEPKSGGRYGGQVHLDDKLYGKCIVERVRGKSAGDVTVYFENGEKGEQEALNKLLRQYDRASFESIFAFSLLQLQGFEKMDEHELSRTLLASGTTGVDDLLKVEAKMEREMDLLFKKNGRNPAINAKLSELRTLETQLLEEQRKLENYAPAVHRIKEIDEQLMVLREQKREYNDQVGELTVKRQVLPLYLKKRNLEHQYNSVKDLRFPTDGMERYESIVNKLADSEASYISIEQEIKKIEEILSEKVEEEKISDLEQLVAMESEWHRWLSASSALKSEYEQVKKRKERFLSRLGIQTDGEVTRLLQADVSIRKEEEMYELLENMKTYHQELGIVEAELQKLREEIEGMKERAQFLTPPSEEDVRKAQAWPKIRQQVAEAKAYVTLNEQQQNSSKNFWVAILAFTLLIAGYGMLSRQFEFLFISVLISGIAFFLMKRQTKDPKLEEMQAILSTYEGQEYEIETILSEVETYEKHKRQLEENLASAEQDAYHLEITYRELEEKSIQTEALLQSFLAQYGIDGLPSASIIPELFRMIRDTQEAIRQMENIDIEQQRLAEQIHHRLIESERVLQHSIPQEALYEFIRRAYHELTQGIERQQIQVTRKQQLEKELQEVKALVSLLNTHKQALFEEAQVETEEAFYQANRMQHEKEALQEQLVNIELQLAVNGEIEIDSACTDADLERALIQTKKAIEEIEQEYNELIDEKAALVNQTNDMLTDATYSNLQQQFEVERAQFMELARKWASQKALASAIQQMMNDLKEKKFPYVLKEAEQLFEKLTGGQYESMVITEQGYFEVVSKTGMHFPIVELSQATKEQAYISLRLALAVSIFEDAPFPIIMDDPFVHFDESRLSHIIKVLDQLKEHQFIYFTCHEEMKNHWQEATAINVSTIGSKQGANV, encoded by the coding sequence TTGAAAATTGATAAGTTAGTCATTTATGGATTTGGAAAACATGAAGACGTGACGATTGAACTCGGCCCGACGATGAACGTACTTTATGGACATAATGAAGCGGGGAAAACGACGATTCAGCAATTCATTTTACATATTTTATTCGGCTTTCCCGCTCGAAATAGTCCACTTTTACGCTATGAGCCGAAGTCGGGTGGAAGATACGGTGGGCAAGTTCATCTTGATGACAAACTATATGGAAAGTGTATTGTAGAACGGGTTCGTGGAAAATCAGCTGGAGATGTCACCGTGTATTTTGAAAACGGAGAGAAAGGTGAACAGGAAGCGTTAAATAAACTGCTTAGGCAATATGATCGTGCTTCGTTTGAATCTATTTTTGCTTTCTCGCTTTTACAACTTCAAGGTTTTGAGAAAATGGATGAACACGAATTGAGTCGTACGCTCCTAGCTTCAGGGACTACGGGTGTTGACGATTTATTGAAAGTTGAAGCAAAGATGGAAAGAGAAATGGATTTACTGTTTAAGAAAAATGGCAGAAATCCAGCAATCAATGCGAAGTTAAGCGAACTGCGGACATTGGAAACTCAGCTCCTAGAAGAACAAAGAAAGCTTGAAAATTATGCGCCAGCCGTTCATCGAATTAAAGAAATTGATGAACAATTGATGGTGTTACGAGAACAAAAAAGGGAGTATAATGACCAAGTTGGGGAATTAACGGTCAAGCGGCAAGTTTTACCGCTTTATTTAAAAAAGCGAAACCTTGAACATCAATATAATTCTGTGAAGGATCTTCGTTTTCCAACGGACGGAATGGAACGCTATGAGTCAATTGTGAATAAACTTGCGGATTCAGAAGCGTCTTACATCAGTATCGAACAGGAAATTAAAAAAATAGAAGAAATATTATCGGAAAAAGTGGAAGAGGAAAAAATTTCCGATTTGGAGCAGTTGGTCGCCATGGAGTCCGAATGGCATCGTTGGCTTTCCGCGTCATCTGCTTTGAAAAGTGAATACGAACAGGTGAAGAAACGTAAAGAACGATTTCTATCGCGGCTTGGTATTCAAACAGATGGGGAAGTAACGAGGCTTTTACAAGCAGACGTTTCCATTCGAAAAGAAGAGGAAATGTATGAGTTGCTAGAGAACATGAAAACGTATCATCAAGAACTTGGAATTGTAGAAGCCGAACTTCAAAAGTTGCGAGAAGAAATTGAAGGCATGAAGGAAAGAGCGCAATTCTTAACACCCCCTTCAGAAGAGGATGTTAGAAAAGCGCAAGCGTGGCCGAAAATTCGTCAACAGGTGGCCGAGGCAAAAGCTTATGTCACATTAAATGAACAGCAACAAAATTCCTCCAAAAATTTTTGGGTAGCAATTCTTGCCTTTACGCTTTTAATAGCAGGGTACGGCATGTTATCGAGGCAGTTCGAATTTTTATTCATAAGTGTTCTTATTTCAGGCATTGCCTTTTTCTTAATGAAAAGACAAACAAAAGATCCTAAATTAGAAGAAATGCAAGCAATACTCTCAACTTATGAAGGACAAGAGTATGAAATCGAAACGATTCTTTCGGAAGTTGAAACATATGAAAAACATAAGCGCCAACTGGAAGAGAATTTGGCCAGTGCTGAACAGGATGCGTATCATTTAGAAATAACTTATCGCGAACTAGAGGAGAAGAGCATTCAAACCGAGGCATTATTACAGTCATTTTTGGCTCAGTATGGCATTGATGGATTGCCGTCAGCTAGCATTATACCAGAACTTTTCCGCATGATTCGTGACACGCAAGAAGCGATTCGCCAAATGGAAAATATTGATATCGAACAGCAACGTTTAGCGGAACAAATTCATCATCGACTCATAGAGAGTGAACGTGTATTGCAACACTCTATCCCGCAAGAAGCATTATATGAATTTATTCGAAGAGCGTATCATGAGCTGACACAAGGGATAGAGCGGCAGCAGATACAAGTGACGAGAAAACAACAATTAGAAAAAGAGTTGCAGGAAGTAAAAGCACTTGTCAGTTTGCTCAATACGCATAAACAGGCATTATTTGAGGAGGCACAAGTTGAAACGGAAGAAGCGTTTTACCAAGCAAACAGGATGCAACATGAAAAAGAGGCACTTCAAGAACAACTTGTGAATATTGAACTACAATTAGCAGTCAATGGCGAGATAGAAATTGACTCTGCTTGCACGGATGCCGACTTAGAAAGAGCACTGATTCAAACGAAAAAGGCAATCGAGGAAATCGAACAGGAGTACAATGAGTTAATCGATGAAAAAGCGGCCCTTGTCAATCAAACAAATGATATGCTGACGGATGCCACGTATAGTAACTTACAACAACAATTTGAAGTAGAACGTGCACAATTTATGGAACTTGCAAGAAAGTGGGCATCCCAAAAAGCCCTTGCTTCAGCAATCCAGCAAATGATGAACGACTTAAAAGAGAAGAAATTCCCATATGTATTAAAAGAAGCCGAACAGCTATTTGAAAAATTAACAGGCGGTCAATATGAGTCGATGGTCATTACAGAACAAGGTTATTTTGAAGTTGTGTCCAAAACGGGTATGCATTTTCCAATTGTTGAGCTCAGCCAAGCGACGAAAGAACAGGCGTATATCTCACTACGATTAGCGCTTGCCGTATCCATTTTTGAGGACGCGCCTTTTCCAATTATAATGGACGATCCATTTGTTCACTTTGATGAAAGCCGACTTTCGCATATAATTAAAGTATTGGACCAATTAAAAGAACATCAATTCATTTATTTTACTTGCCACGAAGAGATGAAAAATCATTGGCAAGAAGCAACAGCTATTAATGTTTCCACGATTGGAAGCAAACAGGGGGCGAATGTGTGA
- a CDS encoding DNA repair exonuclease, with translation MSKLRFLHTADLHLDTPFKGMTGLPIERFDQLRNSTFEAFSDLIEYAIKTKPDFVLIVGDIYDGEDRSLRAQLKFQEGMKKLDEADIPVFISYGNHDHLKGNWTRFDLPGNVHVFDEKVGARTLNIRGETVNVYGFSYGERHIREAMVEQYPVAPSEGIHIGLLHGSLVGDESHAVYAPFTKEALLSKRYDYWALGHIHKRQQLHQEPPIVYPGNLQGRHRNERGMKGFYEVALSKGDAQLEFVPASTIVFEQISISCAGIKHAGQWFEVCTTELDAFQAKQGASILELQMIDIDEDAAELFNQSTEEEWLMTLREFLQEREPFVWISRISYERTFINHDVTEALINPIISTMESWTSEQWQDVLQDVYQHARSLKYLERLTEDDFNDIRTEAEKRLIAELSERK, from the coding sequence TTGTCGAAGCTTCGTTTTTTACATACAGCTGATTTACATCTTGACACGCCATTTAAAGGGATGACCGGTTTACCGATAGAACGGTTTGACCAACTAAGAAATAGTACGTTTGAGGCATTTTCCGATTTAATAGAGTATGCGATCAAAACGAAACCAGATTTTGTGCTCATTGTTGGTGATATTTATGACGGGGAAGACAGGAGTCTACGCGCTCAATTAAAGTTCCAAGAAGGAATGAAAAAGTTAGATGAGGCTGATATTCCTGTATTTATTTCTTATGGAAATCATGATCATTTGAAAGGGAATTGGACAAGGTTTGATTTACCGGGAAACGTTCATGTTTTTGATGAGAAAGTAGGAGCACGAACGTTGAATATTCGGGGCGAAACGGTCAATGTTTACGGTTTTAGTTACGGTGAACGTCATATTCGTGAAGCGATGGTTGAACAGTATCCGGTGGCACCATCGGAAGGAATTCATATCGGTTTATTACATGGGAGTCTTGTGGGCGATGAATCTCATGCAGTCTATGCACCTTTTACGAAAGAAGCATTGCTGTCAAAGCGCTATGATTACTGGGCACTTGGCCATATTCATAAACGACAACAGCTTCATCAAGAACCTCCGATTGTGTATCCAGGTAATTTACAAGGACGACATCGAAATGAACGGGGCATGAAAGGATTTTACGAAGTGGCGCTCTCAAAAGGAGATGCACAACTCGAATTTGTTCCTGCCTCGACTATTGTATTTGAGCAAATATCGATTTCTTGTGCAGGTATTAAACATGCAGGTCAATGGTTTGAGGTTTGCACAACAGAATTAGACGCCTTCCAAGCGAAACAAGGTGCATCCATTTTAGAACTTCAAATGATAGATATTGATGAAGATGCGGCGGAATTATTTAACCAATCTACTGAAGAAGAATGGTTAATGACATTACGCGAATTTTTGCAAGAGCGAGAGCCGTTTGTTTGGATTAGCCGTATAAGTTACGAGCGAACGTTTATAAATCATGATGTCACTGAGGCGCTCATAAACCCAATTATATCAACAATGGAAAGTTGGACGTCGGAACAATGGCAAGACGTATTACAAGACGTTTATCAACATGCACGAAGCCTCAAATACTTGGAACGATTAACGGAAGATGACTTCAATGACATTCGAACTGAAGCAGAAAAAAGACTGATTGCCGAACTGTCAGAAAGGAAGTGA
- a CDS encoding ABC transporter permease, which yields MREFMLIFKQAFVTKGKTKSFIITTAIMIAGIFLLANMTSIIDTVKKIGGESSEEILYVFDESGQVFESLEAQFMLNESEVTLNLSTKDKEVLIEEVRNDKIDSLVVIDLTADNTIESTYYTMSSMEYMLPMMIEDALQSIQTELKAAELSLTGEQVQTLFTPVQFETHSLSPSAKSEEELNQARGLVYVLMFLIYFAVIFYSNMIAMEVATEKSSRVMEILISSVSPVKHLFAKVLGIGTLGLLQMALLGASAFIALKTTSADMVDGLFMFFGFSNLDVGTIIYAIVFFLLGYFLYATLAALLGSLVSRTEDVNQMIMPMTFLIIIAFMLAAAGIGNPELAYLKYTSYIPFFAPLVMFLRVGMLDLPMWEPILSIAIMLITIFIFGWFGARVYKGGVLMYGPSRSLKDIKKAIQLGKE from the coding sequence ATGCGTGAATTTATGCTGATTTTCAAGCAGGCATTCGTCACGAAGGGAAAAACGAAGTCGTTTATTATTACGACCGCAATTATGATTGCCGGTATATTTTTATTAGCCAACATGACTTCGATTATTGATACAGTTAAAAAGATAGGTGGCGAAAGTTCTGAAGAGATTTTATATGTCTTCGATGAAAGTGGCCAAGTATTTGAAAGTTTAGAAGCACAATTTATGCTTAATGAGTCAGAAGTTACGTTGAATTTAAGTACGAAAGATAAAGAGGTCTTAATCGAGGAAGTGAGAAACGATAAAATTGACTCGTTAGTTGTGATTGATTTAACAGCTGACAATACAATCGAATCCACTTATTACACAATGAGTTCAATGGAATATATGCTTCCCATGATGATTGAAGATGCGCTCCAATCGATCCAAACGGAATTGAAAGCAGCAGAACTTTCCTTGACAGGGGAGCAAGTGCAAACATTATTTACACCGGTTCAATTTGAGACACATTCCCTCTCGCCTTCTGCAAAGTCTGAAGAAGAGTTAAATCAAGCGCGCGGACTTGTTTATGTATTAATGTTCTTAATATACTTTGCGGTCATTTTTTATTCCAATATGATTGCAATGGAAGTGGCCACAGAAAAATCTTCACGTGTGATGGAAATATTAATTTCGAGTGTGTCACCAGTTAAACATTTATTTGCCAAAGTACTGGGCATTGGTACACTTGGTTTATTACAAATGGCGCTGCTCGGAGCTTCGGCTTTTATCGCATTGAAAACTACTTCAGCAGATATGGTTGACGGATTATTCATGTTTTTTGGCTTTTCGAACTTGGATGTCGGGACAATTATTTATGCGATCGTTTTCTTTTTGCTTGGATATTTTTTATATGCAACGCTTGCAGCACTTTTAGGTTCGCTCGTCAGTCGTACAGAAGATGTAAACCAAATGATTATGCCGATGACATTTCTAATCATTATTGCGTTTATGCTTGCAGCGGCGGGAATTGGCAACCCTGAGTTGGCGTACTTGAAGTATACATCGTATATCCCATTCTTCGCACCACTCGTCATGTTTTTACGGGTTGGGATGCTTGACTTGCCGATGTGGGAGCCAATATTGTCAATTGCGATTATGCTTATCACCATTTTTATCTTTGGCTGGTTTGGTGCGCGCGTGTACAAAGGCGGCGTCTTGATGTATGGCCCGTCACGCTCGTTGAAAGATATTAAAAAAGCGATTCAGCTTGGTAAAGAATAA
- a CDS encoding ABC transporter ATP-binding protein yields MSLQLENVTKRFGNFTAVDNLTLSVEQGIMYGFLGANGAGKTTTFRMILGLLNANEGRITWNDSAISYATSPEIGYLPEERGLYPKMKVEDQLIFLGQLRGMKKADAKAALKQWLERMEIPHYANKKVEELSKGNQQKIQVIASLIHQPRLLILDEPFSGLDPVNVEMLKNAILEFRNNGATIIFSSHRMDHVEELCEQLSIIHHGKQVVNGSLREVKRSFGKQNVRIHSEHDLSSLANIAGVTSIQKSIEGAVFQVETEEVAHALLEAALRFGAIRHFAIEEPSLQDIFIEKVGNVHA; encoded by the coding sequence ATGAGTTTGCAACTAGAGAACGTAACGAAACGTTTTGGTAATTTTACAGCCGTTGATAATTTAACATTATCGGTTGAACAAGGAATAATGTATGGATTTTTAGGCGCGAATGGAGCTGGAAAAACGACAACGTTTCGAATGATTTTAGGCTTATTAAATGCAAATGAAGGAAGAATTACGTGGAATGATTCAGCTATTTCCTATGCGACTAGCCCAGAAATTGGTTATTTGCCGGAAGAAAGAGGGCTTTATCCAAAGATGAAAGTTGAAGATCAGTTGATTTTCCTCGGGCAATTAAGAGGCATGAAAAAAGCGGATGCGAAAGCTGCATTGAAACAATGGTTGGAGAGAATGGAAATCCCTCATTATGCGAATAAAAAGGTAGAAGAGCTCTCCAAAGGTAATCAACAAAAAATTCAGGTCATCGCCTCACTTATACATCAGCCACGATTACTCATTTTAGACGAACCGTTTTCTGGATTAGACCCTGTTAACGTTGAAATGCTGAAAAATGCAATTCTCGAATTTAGAAACAATGGGGCGACAATCATTTTTTCAAGTCACCGCATGGATCACGTTGAAGAGTTATGTGAACAACTAAGCATTATTCATCATGGAAAACAAGTTGTGAATGGTTCATTACGAGAAGTAAAGCGGTCATTCGGCAAGCAAAATGTTCGAATCCACTCGGAACATGACTTATCTTCACTTGCCAATATCGCAGGAGTTACTTCAATACAAAAGTCAATCGAAGGTGCTGTCTTTCAAGTCGAAACAGAAGAAGTAGCTCATGCGCTTTTGGAAGCTGCATTACGATTCGGGGCAATTCGTCATTTTGCGATTGAAGAACCATCCTTACAAGATATTTTCATTGAAAAGGTGGGGAACGTACATGCGTGA
- a CDS encoding YhzD family protein, with protein sequence MKVYKLTAYESNGTVIMDESVEAGNDEEAKEKGHAILEEKNLLESTHRLASPTGKLILFHS encoded by the coding sequence ATGAAAGTGTACAAACTAACAGCATACGAATCAAATGGAACTGTCATTATGGATGAATCTGTTGAAGCTGGTAATGATGAAGAGGCAAAAGAAAAAGGACATGCGATTCTGGAAGAAAAAAATCTACTCGAATCTACGCATCGTCTGGCATCTCCAACCGGGAAACTGATCCTATTTCATAGCTAA